From a single Bacteroidota bacterium genomic region:
- a CDS encoding chemotaxis protein CheB, giving the protein MIKVGVICPQARQETWIRQVLNDSTDFFVSGTWLPDRSVLTDEHAEQVVVFILFTQGIEDLVSAKSLLADLFLLHGKPMVLISEPEQEPGLRVWNADFPVLRIFLTDSLHLPEVKEEIREQVRIGSYIGPEVLKSFRQSSEPVIRQESEVSGPIYWPVTENQQADASESAGQDDRSVLLIGASTGGPKVILEIFKGMGPFLREYTVIVVQHLSHSFLEKFKSQIETITQLPVVMIAEGVVPERGTIYLTPVRRQFIMGQDGFFIPDPNRHLYPFMPNIDAMFRSTALVFRTKIMAVILSGLGKDGTEGCRMVRTFGGTVIAQEPATAAVDSMPGAVISEGLHHYQFPPREIYRFLKNNGIRLKHAHN; this is encoded by the coding sequence ATGATAAAAGTGGGTGTGATCTGTCCCCAGGCCCGTCAGGAAACCTGGATCAGACAGGTACTGAACGATTCAACCGATTTTTTTGTGTCAGGGACATGGCTTCCTGACCGGTCGGTCCTGACTGATGAACATGCTGAACAGGTTGTGGTCTTTATTCTGTTCACACAGGGAATTGAAGATCTGGTTTCTGCCAAATCCCTGCTCGCAGATCTGTTCCTGCTGCATGGAAAACCCATGGTCCTGATTTCTGAACCGGAACAGGAACCTGGTCTCAGAGTCTGGAATGCGGACTTTCCGGTTCTCAGGATTTTCCTGACGGATAGCCTTCATCTTCCTGAAGTAAAGGAAGAGATCAGAGAACAGGTCCGTATTGGCAGTTATATCGGTCCGGAAGTATTAAAGTCGTTCCGTCAGTCATCCGAGCCGGTGATCAGGCAGGAATCAGAGGTTAGCGGTCCGATTTACTGGCCGGTGACTGAGAACCAGCAGGCCGATGCGTCCGAATCCGCAGGTCAGGATGACCGGTCGGTATTGCTGATTGGAGCGTCAACAGGCGGGCCCAAAGTAATTCTGGAAATATTTAAGGGGATGGGGCCATTTTTGCGGGAATACACGGTGATTGTGGTCCAGCATCTGTCCCATTCCTTTCTTGAAAAATTCAAATCGCAGATCGAGACCATCACCCAGCTTCCTGTGGTGATGATTGCAGAGGGAGTGGTTCCAGAGCGCGGAACCATTTATCTGACACCGGTCAGAAGACAATTTATCATGGGGCAGGATGGATTTTTTATTCCTGATCCGAACCGGCATCTGTACCCCTTTATGCCAAACATCGATGCCATGTTCCGAAGCACAGCATTGGTGTTCCGGACAAAAATCATGGCCGTGATTCTGAGCGGACTTGGAAAGGATGGCACAGAGGGATGCAGGATGGTCAGAACCTTTGGCGGAACTGTTATTGCACAGGAACCAGCCACGGCAGCTGTCGATTCCATGCCCGGAGCTGTGATTTCTGAAGGATTGCATCATTATCAATTCCCCCCACGTGAAATTTATCGGTTTTTGAAGAACAATGGAATCCGTCTTAAGCATGCACACAACTAA
- a CDS encoding chemotaxis protein CheW, with protein MANLQLLVFKLSDTDFAMEISAISRVVDTLQSRFLSTLRSGIEGLFLFEGRVVPVIRLDEMLGFPSANIFASNPDESVIIVNQAGYFLAFRVDSVEGIDNITPETLRPTSETDTREAGLNHHMIGEVYHRQSGPVFKLNPDHLLTHSIG; from the coding sequence GTGGCTAATCTACAATTACTGGTATTCAAACTGAGCGATACCGATTTTGCCATGGAAATTTCGGCCATTTCCCGTGTGGTTGATACGCTGCAAAGCCGGTTTCTTTCTACCCTTCGGTCTGGAATCGAGGGTCTTTTTCTGTTTGAAGGGCGGGTGGTTCCGGTTATCAGGCTCGATGAAATGCTTGGGTTTCCTTCTGCCAACATATTTGCATCCAATCCGGATGAATCGGTGATTATCGTCAACCAGGCTGGTTACTTTCTCGCCTTCCGGGTTGACAGTGTGGAAGGGATCGATAATATTACCCCTGAAACCCTTCGGCCAACCTCTGAAACCGATACCAGGGAGGCTGGTCTTAATCATCATATGATCGGTGAGGTCTATCACCGTCAATCCGGACCGGTTTTTAAACTGAATCCGGATCATTTATTAACTCATTCTATCGGATAA